Proteins found in one Candidatus Margulisiibacteriota bacterium genomic segment:
- a CDS encoding YdcF family protein: protein MIRKFLNLLVVLLVVGGGLYLAHPLILQSLADFLIVNDKLEKADLIVVLAGDYNGERVRRAVQLYRLGYAPAVLMSGGPMGWKVTHAGNMKKEALALGVPARAILIQDRSFSTLEDALYSLPIVQEQKAYSIIVVTSPQHSRRAARVFRRVFEPEKISVLISPVKNSSFNPTRWWTRHEESSAVLWEFGSLVFYFIKGY, encoded by the coding sequence ATGATCAGAAAATTCCTCAATTTATTAGTGGTCCTTCTGGTCGTGGGGGGCGGGCTTTATTTAGCTCATCCGCTGATCCTCCAAAGCCTGGCTGATTTTCTTATCGTTAACGACAAATTGGAGAAAGCCGACCTGATCGTCGTGCTGGCCGGCGACTATAACGGTGAACGGGTCAGGCGAGCGGTCCAGCTCTACCGCCTGGGGTACGCGCCGGCCGTTTTGATGTCGGGCGGGCCGATGGGCTGGAAAGTGACCCATGCCGGGAACATGAAAAAGGAAGCTTTGGCCCTGGGGGTGCCGGCCAGAGCGATCCTGATTCAGGATCGTTCTTTTTCGACGTTAGAGGACGCGCTCTATTCTCTGCCGATCGTCCAGGAACAAAAGGCCTACTCGATTATCGTCGTTACTTCGCCGCAGCATTCTCGGCGGGCGGCCCGGGTCTTCCGCAGAGTCTTTGAGCCGGAGAAGATCTCCGTCTTGATCTCCCCGGTCAAAAACAGCAGTTTCAATCCTACGCGATGGTGGACCAGGCATGAAGAGAGCTCCGCTGTTCTTTGGGAATTTGGTTCGCTTGTATTTTACTTTATCAAAGGGTATTAA
- a CDS encoding NDP-sugar synthase: MKALIMAAGYGTRMEPLTLAVPKPMTPIVNLPTMQHNLELLKRYGFEELIANIHYHPEQIENYFGDGYGFGVNLTYSYEEELLGTAGGVKKMAAEVARVDDSFLVLSSDALTDINLQRLVEFHKSKGALATIALAKVGSVSDFGVVLHDEDGRITGFQEKPTPEEALNDLVNTGIYIFEPEILKMIPAGFYDFGKQLFPELVKKKAPLYGYNMVEYWSDVGGLDKYILSNYDAMKGLVQIRIPGNKVASSTWIGEREKIEPSARFEGSVIIGDRCLIGKDVYIKDAVIGDKCVIRDGSVVTGSVLWSDVIVSSGSQVNGSVIGNFSYIGEKVIVKENSVIANRCVIRSGSSLPDPLRLRPNSII, from the coding sequence ATGAAAGCGCTGATCATGGCGGCCGGCTACGGGACCAGGATGGAGCCGCTGACCCTGGCGGTCCCCAAGCCGATGACCCCGATCGTCAATCTGCCGACCATGCAGCACAACCTCGAGCTCCTGAAGCGCTATGGTTTTGAAGAGCTGATCGCCAATATTCATTACCACCCGGAGCAGATCGAGAACTATTTTGGCGACGGTTACGGCTTCGGCGTCAATCTTACTTACTCCTATGAAGAAGAACTTTTGGGGACCGCTGGCGGGGTCAAGAAAATGGCGGCGGAGGTTGCCCGGGTCGACGATTCATTTCTGGTCCTCTCTTCCGACGCGCTGACCGATATTAACCTTCAGCGCTTGGTCGAATTCCATAAGAGTAAAGGCGCTTTGGCGACTATTGCCCTGGCTAAAGTGGGGAGCGTCAGCGACTTTGGTGTCGTCCTGCACGATGAGGATGGGCGGATCACCGGTTTCCAGGAAAAGCCGACCCCGGAAGAAGCCTTAAACGACCTGGTCAACACCGGTATTTATATCTTCGAGCCGGAGATCCTGAAAATGATCCCGGCCGGTTTTTATGATTTCGGCAAACAGCTCTTTCCTGAACTGGTCAAGAAAAAAGCGCCGCTCTACGGCTACAACATGGTCGAATATTGGAGCGATGTCGGCGGCCTGGATAAATATATCCTCTCCAATTACGATGCCATGAAAGGGCTGGTCCAGATCCGAATTCCGGGGAACAAGGTCGCCAGTTCGACCTGGATCGGCGAGCGGGAAAAGATCGAGCCGAGCGCCCGGTTTGAAGGGTCGGTCATCATCGGCGACCGTTGCCTGATCGGCAAGGATGTCTATATCAAGGATGCCGTGATCGGCGATAAATGCGTTATCCGGGACGGCTCGGTTGTGACCGGTTCGGTTCTCTGGTCCGATGTGATCGTTTCCAGCGGTTCCCAGGTCAATGGTTCGGTTATCGGTAATTTCTCATATATAGGAGAAAAAGTAATAGTCAAAGAGAACTCGGTCATTGCCAACCGCTGTGTGATCCGGAGCGGTTCCTCCTTACCTGATCCTCTGCGCCTGCGCCCCAATTCGATCATTTAG
- the ispF gene encoding 2-C-methyl-D-erythritol 2,4-cyclodiphosphate synthase, translating to MRIGFGYDVHKLVKGRPLILGGVEIPHEKGLLGWSDADVLLHAIIDAMIGAIGEGDIGAHFPPGNPEYKGISSLKLLEFVNELLRSRGYSIANIDSTIVAEEPYFAPHIPAMRQAIAGKLEIPETAVNVKGKTEEKLGFTGSKKGIKAYAVCLVHREITK from the coding sequence GTGAGAATTGGGTTTGGTTACGATGTTCATAAGCTAGTCAAAGGGCGCCCCCTGATCCTCGGCGGGGTCGAGATCCCGCATGAGAAAGGGCTTCTTGGCTGGTCCGACGCTGACGTTCTGCTCCATGCCATTATCGACGCGATGATCGGCGCTATCGGCGAGGGGGATATCGGGGCCCATTTTCCGCCCGGTAACCCGGAGTACAAAGGGATATCCAGCCTTAAATTACTGGAGTTTGTTAATGAGTTGCTGCGCAGCCGTGGCTATTCCATCGCTAATATCGATTCGACCATTGTGGCGGAAGAGCCCTATTTCGCCCCTCATATCCCGGCGATGCGGCAGGCGATCGCGGGGAAACTGGAGATCCCGGAGACGGCGGTCAACGTCAAGGGGAAAACCGAGGAAAAGCTTGGTTTCACCGGGTCTAAAAAAGGGATCAAAGCTTACGCCGTCTGTTTGGTCCATCGGGAGATCACGAAGTAA
- a CDS encoding NAD(P)/FAD-dependent oxidoreductase, with protein MKKPSKIVIVGAGPVGCYLGQLLKQQGFDPVILEEHPEVGKPVQCAGIVGRGLFEDLRLPLSQRSILNVIDGSKISYRDQSFELNRPKVAYIIDREIFDKELSHKLNIEYNTRLNDIKKIKDGYVLETNNGEYFTEIVIGADGPNSRVRKALSFFSEMRLYRGYQYRVKMKLDRLDRVVTDYNVPFSLFNWIIPEGENGLVRIGTISNNPYQDLNAFIERQKLEFELVEKNAGAIPIGTCQLVKEWAALVGDAACQIKPITSGGIYYGLKSAELLADAVKAGNLSQYEIRWAEEFGQEIKTCLLIRNVLENMDEKVLAKVFDYVRDNAKVLETMGDFENHSSVVWALLSNPRTYSTAGLVLMGMVKNPKFLLQSLLKFPRNK; from the coding sequence ATGAAAAAACCTTCAAAAATCGTCATTGTTGGGGCCGGTCCGGTCGGCTGTTATCTCGGCCAACTTTTAAAACAACAAGGGTTTGATCCGGTCATTTTGGAAGAGCACCCCGAAGTCGGGAAACCTGTCCAATGCGCCGGGATCGTCGGCCGGGGTCTTTTCGAGGACTTGCGGCTACCGCTTTCCCAAAGATCGATCCTCAACGTCATCGACGGGTCAAAGATATCGTACCGCGACCAGTCGTTCGAATTAAATCGTCCCAAAGTTGCCTACATCATCGACCGCGAGATCTTTGATAAAGAACTTAGCCACAAACTTAACATTGAATACAATACCCGCCTTAACGATATCAAGAAGATCAAGGACGGTTACGTGTTGGAAACGAACAACGGCGAGTATTTTACCGAGATCGTGATCGGGGCCGACGGCCCAAACTCCCGGGTCCGCAAGGCGCTGTCGTTCTTTTCCGAGATGCGGCTTTACCGCGGTTATCAGTACCGGGTCAAAATGAAGCTGGACCGGCTCGATCGGGTCGTGACCGATTACAACGTTCCGTTCTCGCTTTTTAACTGGATCATTCCCGAAGGGGAGAATGGACTGGTCAGGATCGGAACGATTTCCAATAATCCTTACCAGGACCTGAACGCTTTTATCGAACGGCAGAAACTGGAATTCGAGTTGGTGGAGAAAAACGCCGGGGCCATTCCGATTGGGACCTGCCAGCTGGTCAAGGAATGGGCGGCGCTGGTCGGTGATGCCGCCTGCCAAATCAAACCGATCACTTCCGGCGGGATATATTACGGCCTGAAATCGGCCGAACTGCTGGCCGACGCCGTAAAGGCGGGGAATCTGTCCCAATATGAGATCCGCTGGGCGGAGGAATTCGGCCAGGAGATCAAGACCTGCCTTCTGATCCGCAATGTCCTGGAAAACATGGACGAAAAAGTCCTGGCCAAGGTCTTCGATTACGTTCGCGACAATGCCAAAGTCCTGGAAACGATGGGTGATTTTGAGAACCATTCCTCGGTCGTTTGGGCGCTGCTTTCCAATCCGCGGACCTATTCGACCGCCGGGTTGGTTTTAATGGGAATGGTTAAGAACCCTAAATTTTTGCTCCAGTCGCTGCTCAAGTTCCCCCGCAACAAATGA
- a CDS encoding glycosyltransferase: protein MLSICMIVKNEAENLKLTLPALVKLAAEVIIVDTGSTDATIETAESLGATVRNFEWINDFAAARNFSLSLAKSPWIMWLDADEYLKEEELAALLKSLNEAPAEHKAYQLILTESPYGQTVRGTSYPRVKVFRRGEGIHFERTINEQVVDAKGKLVDGEILPIVIYHWGRFLTAQRMAEKKARYYRMYENHLRDQANDPYVNFLLADLLKEDKRLPEAYDTYAKAVEFAGYDGRLKKDALIKMAEIGLKIGKFKESFALAKEVLALDPEAIAPKSVIATLLIGVEQLDPAIALMEEALQKSEETVDPIRDKIIPRVVLADAYAKKGDQVKTAKYQAEAKALEEKYNARPAE, encoded by the coding sequence ATGCTCTCGATCTGCATGATCGTCAAGAACGAAGCGGAGAACTTAAAGCTAACCTTACCGGCGCTGGTCAAACTGGCCGCTGAAGTGATCATCGTCGATACCGGATCGACCGACGCGACGATTGAAACCGCCGAAAGCCTTGGCGCGACGGTCCGCAATTTCGAATGGATCAATGATTTTGCCGCCGCCCGCAACTTTAGTCTTTCCCTCGCTAAAAGTCCCTGGATCATGTGGCTCGATGCCGATGAATATCTTAAAGAAGAAGAGCTGGCGGCGCTGCTCAAATCGCTTAATGAAGCTCCGGCCGAGCATAAGGCTTACCAGTTGATCCTGACCGAATCCCCTTATGGCCAGACTGTCCGGGGGACGAGCTACCCTCGAGTCAAGGTTTTCCGGCGGGGGGAAGGGATCCATTTTGAACGGACCATCAACGAGCAGGTTGTCGATGCCAAAGGGAAGCTGGTGGACGGCGAGATCCTGCCGATCGTTATCTATCACTGGGGACGCTTCCTGACTGCCCAGCGGATGGCGGAGAAGAAAGCCCGCTATTATCGGATGTACGAGAATCACCTCCGCGATCAGGCCAACGATCCCTACGTTAATTTTCTCTTGGCCGATCTGTTAAAGGAAGATAAACGACTGCCCGAAGCTTATGACACCTACGCTAAAGCGGTTGAATTTGCCGGTTATGACGGCCGGTTGAAAAAGGACGCCCTGATTAAAATGGCCGAGATCGGCCTCAAGATCGGGAAGTTCAAGGAGTCGTTCGCTCTGGCCAAGGAAGTACTGGCGCTCGATCCGGAAGCGATCGCTCCCAAGAGCGTGATCGCGACCTTGTTGATCGGCGTTGAACAGCTTGACCCGGCGATCGCCTTAATGGAAGAAGCGCTGCAGAAAAGCGAAGAAACCGTCGACCCGATCCGGGACAAGATCATCCCGCGGGTCGTCCTGGCCGACGCTTATGCCAAAAAAGGCGACCAGGTGAAAACGGCCAAATATCAGGCCGAGGCCAAGGCTTTGGAGGAAAAATATAATGCCCGTCCAGCAGAATAA
- the rpiB gene encoding ribose 5-phosphate isomerase B translates to MKIALASDHAGFAMKELVKKHLQAKGLIVKDFGTNSEESVDYPDYAYPAAQAVAKGEFDRGIFVCGSGVGVTIVANKVKGVRAVNAPDIYTAKQSREHGNCNVLCLAGKRLSPAEGLAIVDAWLATEFSGDERHLRRINKIDR, encoded by the coding sequence ATGAAAATTGCGTTAGCGTCTGATCACGCCGGGTTTGCCATGAAAGAGCTGGTCAAAAAGCATCTTCAGGCAAAAGGACTGATCGTCAAGGATTTTGGGACCAACTCCGAAGAGTCGGTCGACTACCCTGATTACGCTTACCCGGCCGCTCAAGCGGTGGCGAAAGGGGAGTTCGACCGGGGGATCTTTGTTTGCGGGTCGGGGGTCGGGGTGACGATCGTCGCCAACAAAGTTAAAGGGGTCCGGGCGGTCAATGCTCCGGATATCTATACCGCCAAACAAAGCCGCGAGCACGGTAACTGCAATGTCCTCTGCCTGGCCGGTAAACGGCTTTCTCCGGCTGAAGGGTTGGCGATCGTTGACGCCTGGCTGGCGACCGAATTTTCCGGGGATGAACGGCACCTGCGCCGCATCAATAAAATAGACCGATGA
- a CDS encoding pyridoxine 5'-phosphate synthase: MLKLGVNIDHIATLREARKEAFPDPLLAAKEALAGGADGIVCHLREDRRHIQERDVLGLKKMKVRLDLEMAPTAVMQAFALKIKPEMVTLVPEKRVEITTEGGLDVVRYSRKLKPMVRSLRQAGIKVSLFVDPEPKQIAEAAAVGADFVELHTGRYARTGQKKELGQLIKAAAQAIELGLSVNAGHGLDYQNVRAIAGIDGLKELNIGFSIIARALAVGLKKATEEMKACLPAGREAIK, translated from the coding sequence ATGTTGAAACTCGGCGTTAATATAGACCACATCGCGACTCTGCGGGAGGCCCGCAAAGAGGCTTTTCCTGACCCGCTGCTGGCGGCCAAAGAAGCGCTGGCTGGAGGAGCGGACGGGATCGTTTGCCATTTGCGGGAAGACCGGCGGCATATTCAGGAGCGTGATGTTCTGGGTTTAAAAAAAATGAAGGTCCGACTTGACCTCGAAATGGCGCCGACGGCGGTGATGCAGGCCTTTGCCCTCAAGATCAAACCGGAAATGGTCACTTTGGTGCCGGAAAAAAGAGTGGAGATCACGACCGAAGGCGGACTTGATGTGGTCAGGTATTCGCGCAAATTGAAACCCATGGTCCGCTCTTTGCGCCAGGCCGGTATCAAGGTCAGCTTATTTGTCGATCCGGAACCAAAACAGATCGCTGAAGCGGCGGCCGTTGGGGCGGATTTTGTCGAATTGCATACCGGGCGTTATGCCAGGACCGGTCAAAAGAAAGAGCTTGGCCAGCTGATTAAAGCGGCCGCGCAAGCGATTGAACTTGGTTTATCGGTCAATGCCGGCCACGGCCTGGATTACCAAAACGTCAGAGCGATCGCCGGGATCGACGGGCTTAAAGAATTAAACATTGGTTTTTCGATCATCGCCAGAGCGCTGGCTGTTGGGTTGAAAAAAGCGACCGAAGAAATGAAAGCCTGCCTGCCGGCAGGCAGGGAGGCCATCAAATGA